One genomic segment of Ricinus communis isolate WT05 ecotype wild-type chromosome 5, ASM1957865v1, whole genome shotgun sequence includes these proteins:
- the LOC8280588 gene encoding ferredoxin-thioredoxin reductase catalytic chain, chloroplastic isoform X1 — protein MMSLQASSCSSYGTISSFISPLKTAARLRRAKLTVIRAKAEPSEKSVEIMRKFSEQYARKSGTYFCVDKGVTSVVIKGLAEHKDTLGAPLCPCRHYDDKPAETSQGFWNCPCVPMRERKECHCMLFLTPENDFAGKDQEISLEEIKEATANM, from the exons A TGATGAGTCTTCAAGCAAGTTCCTGCAGCAGCTACGGTACCATCTCCTCTTTCATTTCCCCACTCAAAACCGCCGCCCGTCTCCGCCGCGCGAAGCTCACCGTAATTCGAGCCAAAG CTGAACCATCGGAGAAATCAGTAGAGATAATGAGGAAATTTTCAGAGCAGTATGCTCGTAAATCTGGAACGTATTTCTGCGTCGATAAGGGTGTCACTTCTGTTGTCATTAAG GGATTAGCAGAACATAAAGACACATTGGGTGCACCTCTTTGCCCTTGTCG GCATTACGATGATAAGCCAGCTGAAACAAGTCAGGGCTTTTGGAATTGTCCTTGTGTCCCCATGAGAGAAAG GAAGGAGTGCCACTGCATGCTCTTTCTTACTCCAGAGAATGACTTTGCAGGCAAGGATCAG GAAATCTCCCTGGAAGAAATTAAGGAAGCAACAGCAAATATGTAA
- the LOC8280588 gene encoding ferredoxin-thioredoxin reductase catalytic chain, chloroplastic isoform X2, translating to MSLQASSCSSYGTISSFISPLKTAARLRRAKLTVIRAKAEPSEKSVEIMRKFSEQYARKSGTYFCVDKGVTSVVIKGLAEHKDTLGAPLCPCRHYDDKPAETSQGFWNCPCVPMRERKECHCMLFLTPENDFAGKDQEISLEEIKEATANM from the exons ATGAGTCTTCAAGCAAGTTCCTGCAGCAGCTACGGTACCATCTCCTCTTTCATTTCCCCACTCAAAACCGCCGCCCGTCTCCGCCGCGCGAAGCTCACCGTAATTCGAGCCAAAG CTGAACCATCGGAGAAATCAGTAGAGATAATGAGGAAATTTTCAGAGCAGTATGCTCGTAAATCTGGAACGTATTTCTGCGTCGATAAGGGTGTCACTTCTGTTGTCATTAAG GGATTAGCAGAACATAAAGACACATTGGGTGCACCTCTTTGCCCTTGTCG GCATTACGATGATAAGCCAGCTGAAACAAGTCAGGGCTTTTGGAATTGTCCTTGTGTCCCCATGAGAGAAAG GAAGGAGTGCCACTGCATGCTCTTTCTTACTCCAGAGAATGACTTTGCAGGCAAGGATCAG GAAATCTCCCTGGAAGAAATTAAGGAAGCAACAGCAAATATGTAA